In Desulfomicrobium macestii, the genomic window ACATTGGACTTCAGGGCTTCGCCGGAAGCGTTCTCACCCTGCAGGTTCAGCGAATTCAGGAATTCCACGCCACGGGCCTTGGCCTCGGCCAGATCCTTGCCCCAGATGATAGCCAGGGCCAGGTTGGGATCGAAGTCCGTCGGGATCTCGTATTCACGGTCCGTGGGCACCTGACTGTGCAGCTTGAGCCAATCCTGCTCCGGCCAGCCAAAGGAGGTGATGCGGCCCACCCAGGGAGAGAACTTGTTGTCCGGATCCTCGGCGATGATGCGGTATTCGATGCCGACGCCGTTCAGGGTGATGTCCTTCTGGGTGTAGCCAAGCGGCGCGCCCAGACCCACCCGGATCTGCTCGGCAATGAGATCGACCTCGCCCTTGCCCTTGATGGCCGCGATGCGCGCGGAGACCCCGTTCTCGACCTGGATGCGGGTGTTGACCTCCATCAGGAACGGCTGTCCCGTGGGGCTGACAATCCATTCCCAGGTGCCGACATTGTCGTACCCGGCTTCGCGGGCCATGCGCAGGGAATATTCGGTGATGTCTTCAAGCACCTTCTTCGCGTCGAAGGCGTAGCGCAGGGAGGACGGATCGAACCCGGGCGCGACCTCGATGCGTTTCTGGTGTCCGAGAGACTGCACCGAGCAGTTGCGGGTACCGAAATGGACGGGATTCTGGCCAGTGCGGTCGGACACGATCTGCACTTCCAGATGGTTGAAGTCAAAGATGCGCTGTTCAATGAGCACGCCTTCATCGCGGAACTGACGCTTGGAATAGCTCTTGATGCGTCGCAGGACGCTTCGGAACTTGTCCAGATCGTCCACTTCCTCGATGCCCATGCCGCCGCCCCCGGCCGAGGCCTTGACCAGGATGACGGGTTTGTTGATGCCCTGCTCTTTTTGAAAATCGAACAGGGATTTGGCGATGTGCTCGGCTTCGAGATCGTCCGTCACGGGCTTGTCCGATCCGGGCACCGTGGGCACGCCCAGTTTGCGGGCCAGACGCTTGGTGTTGATCTTGTCGCCGAGCTCGCGGATGACCTGCCAGGAAGGCCCGATAAAAATGAGCTTGTGCTCGCGCTGGGCCAC contains:
- a CDS encoding ATP-binding protein: MKNPIESKKHKVLIANRGEIAIRIMQACRKLGLAFVALFTEPDKDSEHCVLARKLGGDESLYRVSSYLDSNEIFAVADQAGATAIHPGYGFFAEDYRFARRVAQREHKLIFIGPSWQVIRELGDKINTKRLARKLGVPTVPGSDKPVTDDLEAEHIAKSLFDFQKEQGINKPVILVKASAGGGGMGIEEVDDLDKFRSVLRRIKSYSKRQFRDEGVLIEQRIFDFNHLEVQIVSDRTGQNPVHFGTRNCSVQSLGHQKRIEVAPGFDPSSLRYAFDAKKVLEDITEYSLRMAREAGYDNVGTWEWIVSPTGQPFLMEVNTRIQVENGVSARIAAIKGKGEVDLIAEQIRVGLGAPLGYTQKDITLNGVGIEYRIIAEDPDNKFSPWVGRITSFGWPEQDWLKLHSQVPTDREYEIPTDFDPNLALAIIWGKDLAEAKARGVEFLNSLNLQGENASGEALKSNVEFLKRKTEGILAF